One region of Syntrophobacter fumaroxidans MPOB genomic DNA includes:
- a CDS encoding sigma-54-dependent transcriptional regulator — protein sequence MKPLFRVLVVDDEPLTLQLVVESLTVEGYDVQIVSSGAEAISASQKNDFDVVITDLAMPGMGGMEVLAHFTEHHPDTFVVVVTGYGTIETAVGAMKRGAFDYLAKPANLDELLFTLKRAQEIRSLKDENVLLRTQIQEQHRFDRIIGQSQLMQSLYHMIRRVAKSHSTVLIMGESGTGKELIANAIHYHSERKDNTFVPINCGAIPEELLESELFGHERGAFTGALRERRGRFELAHGGTILLDEIGEMSPKLQVKLLRFLQEKKFQRLGGSRTIEVDVRILAATNKNLERAVAASEFREDLFYRLNVIPIIVPPLREREGDIPLLVDHFLRQHCQKKELSLKRISKSALDVLERYNWPGNVRELENVIERLVIMTEDGEIEVDDLPQRIRAYQESGIKHLEIGEAGISLKDTLDDLEKRLILEALQKAGGVKNKAAKLLGLNRTTLIEKLKKKGIVCPDGVA from the coding sequence ATGAAACCTCTATTCCGCGTCCTCGTAGTCGACGACGAGCCGTTGACCCTCCAACTGGTGGTCGAGAGCCTTACCGTCGAAGGGTATGACGTTCAGATCGTCTCCAGCGGCGCGGAAGCCATCAGCGCGTCTCAGAAAAACGACTTCGACGTCGTGATCACGGACCTTGCCATGCCGGGTATGGGCGGCATGGAGGTGCTTGCCCATTTCACCGAACACCACCCCGATACCTTTGTCGTTGTCGTGACCGGCTACGGGACGATCGAAACGGCGGTCGGCGCCATGAAACGCGGGGCGTTCGATTACCTGGCCAAACCGGCGAACCTGGACGAGCTCCTGTTCACCCTGAAAAGAGCCCAGGAAATCAGAAGCCTCAAGGACGAAAACGTCCTTCTGCGCACTCAGATCCAGGAACAGCACCGCTTCGACCGGATCATCGGTCAGAGCCAGCTGATGCAGTCTCTCTACCACATGATCCGGCGCGTGGCCAAATCGCATTCGACCGTTCTGATCATGGGCGAAAGCGGCACCGGCAAGGAGTTGATCGCCAACGCCATCCATTACCACAGCGAACGCAAAGACAATACCTTCGTACCCATAAATTGCGGGGCGATACCCGAAGAATTGCTCGAGAGCGAACTGTTCGGCCACGAACGGGGGGCTTTTACCGGGGCGCTCCGGGAGCGCCGCGGGCGGTTCGAGCTGGCCCATGGCGGAACCATCCTGTTGGATGAAATCGGCGAAATGAGCCCGAAGCTCCAGGTGAAGCTGCTTCGGTTCCTCCAGGAGAAGAAGTTCCAGCGCCTCGGCGGTTCCCGCACGATCGAGGTGGATGTGCGGATTCTGGCCGCGACCAACAAGAACCTCGAGAGAGCCGTTGCCGCCAGTGAATTCCGCGAAGACCTCTTCTACCGTCTCAACGTCATTCCCATCATCGTGCCCCCGCTCAGAGAACGTGAGGGCGACATTCCCCTGCTCGTCGATCATTTCCTGAGGCAGCATTGCCAGAAAAAGGAACTTTCACTGAAGCGCATTTCCAAGTCGGCGCTGGACGTCCTCGAAAGGTACAACTGGCCGGGCAATGTCCGCGAATTGGAAAATGTGATCGAACGACTGGTCATCATGACCGAAGACGGAGAGATCGAAGTCGATGATCTTCCCCAGAGGATCCGGGCCTACCAGGAAAGCGGCATCAAGCACCTGGAGATCGGAGAAGCAGGGATCAGCCTGAAAGACACGTTGGACGATCTCGAAAAGCGCCTGATCCTGGAGGCGCTGCAGAAGGCGGGCGGCGTCAAGAACAAGGCGGCCAAACTGCTCGGTTTGAATCGCACCACGCTGATCGAAAAGCTGAAAAAGAAAGGCATCGTCTGTCCG
- the aroF gene encoding 3-deoxy-7-phosphoheptulonate synthase, producing MIIVLKPDHKESDLHRIVRRLEDLGLGAHISKGEHRTIIGAIGDERVLREVPMESFPGVESVLPILKPYKLVSREFKEENTIVQVNGHQIGGDEIQVIAGPCAVESREVLEEIAGELTAAGVHFLRGGAFKPRTSPYSFQGWGEKGLKLLAGVRERTGMMIVTELMDPRDTVLLCKYADIIQIGTRNMANFRLLTEVGNIDKPVILKRGMSATIKEFLMSAEYIAAQGNEKVILCERGIRTFETETRNTLDISAVPLLKNLTHLPVIVDPSHAVGRADLVPAMARASVAAGADGLLVEVHVRPEEALSDGPQSLRPEAFAVMMEECRRVAVAIGRTM from the coding sequence ATGATCATCGTATTGAAACCCGACCACAAGGAAAGCGATCTGCACCGCATCGTCCGGCGCCTCGAGGACCTCGGCCTCGGCGCCCACATCTCCAAGGGAGAGCACAGGACCATCATCGGGGCCATCGGAGACGAGAGGGTCCTTCGGGAGGTCCCGATGGAATCCTTTCCCGGCGTGGAGTCGGTTCTTCCCATTCTGAAACCCTACAAACTGGTCAGCAGGGAATTCAAGGAAGAAAACACGATCGTACAGGTCAACGGCCATCAAATAGGGGGTGACGAGATCCAGGTCATCGCGGGACCCTGTGCGGTGGAAAGCCGGGAAGTGCTCGAAGAGATCGCCGGCGAGCTCACCGCGGCGGGAGTCCATTTTCTCCGCGGCGGCGCCTTCAAGCCGCGCACGTCTCCTTACAGCTTTCAGGGGTGGGGGGAGAAGGGGCTGAAGCTCCTGGCCGGCGTGCGCGAGCGGACCGGAATGATGATCGTCACCGAGCTCATGGATCCCAGAGATACGGTGCTGCTCTGCAAGTACGCGGACATCATCCAGATCGGCACCAGGAACATGGCCAATTTCCGGCTGCTCACCGAGGTGGGAAACATCGACAAACCGGTGATCCTGAAACGGGGCATGAGCGCCACGATCAAGGAGTTCCTCATGTCGGCCGAATACATCGCGGCCCAGGGGAACGAAAAGGTCATCCTCTGTGAAAGGGGAATTCGCACGTTCGAAACCGAGACCCGCAATACGCTCGACATCAGCGCGGTCCCGCTGCTCAAGAACCTGACCCACCTGCCGGTGATCGTCGATCCGAGCCATGCCGTGGGGCGAGCGGACCTCGTTCCCGCCATGGCCAGAGCGTCCGTGGCAGCGGGCGCGGATGGACTGCTCGTCGAAGTCCACGTGCGGCCCGAGGAGGCGCTGAGCGATGGTCCGCAGTCGCTGCGTCCCGAAGCGTTTGCGGTAATGATGGAAGAGTGCCGCAGGGTCGCGGTCGCCATCGGCCGAACGATGTAA